In a genomic window of Bordetella petrii:
- the nhaA gene encoding Na+/H+ antiporter NhaA — MTRHHSAPRNLPRAQLYAERAFATLERFLHVEAVSGAVLLAAAAIALVWANSAFAHSYHALWHAPLSFRLGSYEFAQPLHFWINDALMTLFFLAVGMEIRREIHEGALSNFRQAALPLAAALGGVVAPALIYLAFNGQAPRSAGWAVPTATDIAFAVGVLALLGRAIPGNVRIFLLALAIIDDIIAVLIIAFFYSGGLDYSGFAVAALGIAIVLGLQRIGIGTAYAYVLPGAIVWTGLLMTGAHPTLAGVVLGLMTPVVPRRMREQPLEMMSRATRELAGWYQAQPAAESGAPTLPLRQLRVAQREILPPVVRVQAALHPWVAYAIMPLFALANAGVSLDGVDLAAGGSHWVMAGVAGALIVGKPAGVIAMSWLLVRLGWCRLPPGVTWGGIVLIGLLAGVGFTMSIFIAMLAFAGDANMLGAAKLGVLLGSLATAMLGLAWGAIYARRLRGASATRGTAQAPDSAHS, encoded by the coding sequence ATGACCCGACACCACTCCGCTCCCCGGAACCTGCCGCGCGCGCAACTGTATGCCGAGCGCGCATTCGCCACCCTGGAACGTTTTCTGCACGTGGAAGCCGTCAGCGGCGCCGTGCTGCTGGCCGCCGCCGCCATCGCGCTGGTCTGGGCCAATTCCGCCTTTGCCCATAGCTACCACGCCCTGTGGCACGCTCCCCTGTCGTTCCGGCTGGGAAGTTATGAATTCGCCCAGCCGTTGCACTTCTGGATCAACGATGCGCTGATGACCCTGTTCTTCCTGGCCGTCGGCATGGAGATCCGCCGCGAGATCCATGAAGGCGCGCTCAGCAATTTCAGGCAGGCCGCCCTGCCCCTGGCCGCGGCGCTGGGCGGGGTCGTGGCGCCGGCGCTCATCTACCTGGCCTTCAACGGCCAAGCTCCGCGCAGCGCCGGATGGGCCGTGCCCACCGCGACCGACATCGCCTTCGCAGTGGGCGTGCTGGCCCTGCTGGGCCGCGCCATTCCCGGCAATGTACGCATCTTCCTGCTGGCACTGGCCATCATCGACGACATCATCGCGGTGCTGATCATCGCCTTCTTCTATTCGGGCGGTCTCGACTACAGCGGTTTTGCGGTGGCCGCATTGGGCATCGCGATAGTGCTGGGCCTGCAGCGCATCGGCATCGGCACGGCCTACGCCTATGTACTGCCCGGCGCCATAGTCTGGACCGGCCTGCTGATGACCGGGGCGCACCCGACGCTGGCCGGCGTGGTGCTGGGCCTGATGACGCCCGTGGTGCCCCGGCGCATGCGTGAACAGCCGCTGGAAATGATGTCGCGGGCGACCCGCGAACTGGCTGGCTGGTACCAGGCGCAACCCGCGGCGGAGTCAGGCGCGCCGACGCTACCGCTGCGGCAGTTGCGCGTGGCACAGCGTGAAATCCTGCCGCCCGTGGTGCGCGTGCAGGCCGCCCTGCACCCCTGGGTGGCCTACGCCATCATGCCGCTGTTTGCCCTGGCCAATGCCGGCGTCAGTCTGGATGGGGTCGATCTCGCGGCCGGCGGCTCGCATTGGGTAATGGCCGGCGTGGCGGGCGCCCTGATCGTCGGCAAGCCGGCGGGCGTCATAGCAATGAGCTGGCTGCTGGTGCGGCTGGGCTGGTGCCGGCTGCCGCCGGGCGTCACGTGGGGCGGCATCGTGCTGATCGGCCTGCTGGCGGGCGTGGGCTTCACGATGTCCATTTTCATTGCCATGCTGGCCTTTGCCGGCGACGCCAACATGCTGGGCGCGGCCAAGCTGGGCGTGCTGCTGGGCTCGCTGGCGACGGCGATGCTGGGCCTGGCCTGGGGGGCGATATACGCGCGCCGGTTGCGCGGCGCGTCCGCCACCCGGGGCACAGCCCAGGCGCCAGACTCCGCGCATTCCTGA
- a CDS encoding basic amino acid/polyamine antiporter yields MEHSANKKFGLMALTGMVVGSMIGAGIFSLPRTFGGATGVVGAVIAWGIAGGGMYTLARVFQSLAERKPDLDAGVFAYAKAGFGDYLGFLSAFGYWIGSCIGNVSYWVLIKSTLGAFFPVFGDGNTVTAIAAASVGIWLFHFLILRGVQQAAFINAVVTVAKVIPILLFIVVLLFAFKLDLFRSNLWGAQGSGGASLFEQVRLTMLVTVFVFLGIEGASVYSRYASRRSHVGVATLIGFVCALVLMVLVSLLPYAVMAQGDIAALRQPSMAGVLSAVAGPWGAIFISAGLLISVLGAYLAWSLICAEVLFAASKNRDMPRIFARENKNGVPAAALWLTNIIVQLFVISTYWSNDAFALMLSLTSAMSLIPYFLVAAFGFMLARRGETYEGAAGRNRDLVLAGIAAFYTAFMIYAGGLKFVLLSALLYAPGSALYYWARREQGQRLFTGFELAVFVVAWIGCIAAIIGLVRGWIAI; encoded by the coding sequence ATGGAACACAGTGCCAACAAGAAATTCGGGCTGATGGCCCTGACAGGAATGGTGGTGGGTTCGATGATAGGCGCCGGAATTTTTTCGCTGCCCCGCACCTTCGGCGGCGCGACGGGCGTCGTCGGGGCGGTCATCGCCTGGGGCATTGCGGGCGGCGGAATGTACACCCTGGCGCGGGTATTCCAGAGCCTGGCCGAGCGCAAGCCCGACCTGGATGCCGGCGTCTTTGCCTACGCAAAGGCGGGCTTCGGCGACTATCTGGGTTTTCTATCCGCGTTCGGGTACTGGATAGGAAGCTGCATCGGCAACGTGTCGTACTGGGTGCTGATCAAGTCGACCCTGGGCGCGTTTTTTCCGGTATTCGGCGATGGCAATACCGTTACTGCTATTGCCGCCGCGTCGGTGGGCATCTGGCTGTTCCATTTCCTGATTCTGCGCGGCGTGCAGCAGGCGGCGTTCATCAACGCCGTCGTCACCGTGGCCAAGGTGATCCCGATTCTGCTGTTCATCGTGGTGCTGCTGTTTGCGTTCAAGCTTGACCTGTTCCGCTCCAACCTTTGGGGGGCGCAAGGCAGCGGCGGCGCGAGCCTGTTCGAGCAGGTGCGGCTGACGATGCTGGTGACAGTGTTCGTTTTCCTGGGCATTGAAGGGGCGAGCGTCTATTCGCGCTATGCGTCGCGACGCTCTCATGTCGGGGTGGCCACGCTGATCGGCTTTGTTTGCGCGCTGGTGCTGATGGTACTGGTATCGCTGCTGCCCTACGCGGTGATGGCGCAAGGCGATATCGCGGCCCTGCGCCAGCCCTCGATGGCCGGCGTGCTGTCCGCCGTGGCAGGCCCCTGGGGGGCCATATTCATCAGCGCGGGGCTGTTGATATCGGTGCTGGGCGCCTATCTGGCCTGGTCGCTGATTTGCGCGGAAGTGCTGTTCGCCGCGTCGAAGAACCGGGACATGCCGCGCATATTCGCCCGCGAAAACAAGAACGGCGTGCCTGCCGCGGCGCTGTGGCTGACCAACATCATCGTCCAGTTGTTCGTGATCAGCACGTACTGGTCCAACGATGCGTTTGCGCTGATGCTAAGCCTGACCAGCGCCATGTCGCTGATCCCGTACTTCCTGGTGGCCGCGTTCGGCTTCATGCTGGCGCGGCGGGGCGAAACCTATGAAGGCGCAGCCGGCCGCAACCGCGACCTGGTGCTGGCCGGTATCGCGGCCTTCTACACCGCTTTCATGATTTATGCGGGAGGCCTGAAGTTCGTGCTGCTTTCCGCACTGTTGTATGCGCCCGGGTCGGCTCTGTACTACTGGGCGCGCCGCGAACAGGGGCAGCGTCTGTTCACCGGATTCGAGCTGGCTGTGTTCGTCGTGGCGTGGATAGGCTGCATTGCGGCCATCATTGGATTGGTGCGTGGCTGGATCGCGATCTAA
- a CDS encoding AI-2E family transporter yields MRRLLPACSTDPPGGAEQRLSLRVIAGILVLGLLYLASPVFIPLAFALFTIALVAPLQRALAGRMPAPLASILTLAVTAGCVAAFLLLAGWGFGLIAQWIFGNAGRFQRLLSMETEGMHRHGGMVLRLFVDNVNAAWLLRAVQELALKINSMLGLSFLTIIFVALGLFELDEAPGRLRKALGASRGRRWTAAAAEVAAKLRRYMIIRTVASVLTGLSVWLFTIYAGLELASAWGGLAFLLNYIPFLGPLVATVFPALFAYVQYESLQASLAVFLSLNFIQVIYGCYLEPRLAGSAFSLSPLMVMLAVFFWGLVWGIPGTFIGVPLLITATAVFGAMSPAAKRQGVLPRARGRRQACE; encoded by the coding sequence ATGAGGCGCCTGCTGCCCGCCTGCTCCACGGACCCACCCGGCGGCGCCGAGCAGCGGCTGTCGTTGCGCGTCATCGCCGGCATTCTCGTGCTGGGCCTGTTGTACCTGGCCAGCCCTGTGTTCATTCCGCTGGCCTTTGCGCTGTTCACGATCGCGCTGGTGGCGCCGCTGCAGCGTGCGCTGGCCGGGCGCATGCCGGCGCCGCTTGCGTCAATACTGACCCTGGCCGTGACAGCCGGGTGCGTGGCGGCGTTCCTGTTGCTGGCAGGATGGGGCTTTGGCCTGATCGCCCAGTGGATCTTCGGCAATGCCGGCCGGTTCCAGCGCCTGCTCAGCATGGAAACCGAGGGCATGCACCGCCACGGCGGCATGGTGTTGCGCTTGTTCGTGGACAACGTCAATGCCGCATGGCTGCTGCGCGCCGTGCAAGAGCTGGCGCTCAAGATTAACAGCATGCTCGGGCTGTCATTCCTGACGATCATTTTCGTGGCGCTGGGCCTGTTTGAGCTGGACGAAGCGCCCGGCCGTCTGCGCAAGGCGCTGGGCGCCAGCCGCGGCCGGCGCTGGACCGCCGCGGCTGCCGAGGTGGCGGCCAAGCTGCGCCGTTACATGATCATCCGTACGGTAGCCAGCGTGCTGACCGGCCTGAGCGTCTGGCTGTTCACGATCTACGCCGGGCTGGAGCTGGCGTCGGCATGGGGCGGGCTGGCCTTCCTGCTCAACTACATCCCGTTTCTGGGGCCGCTGGTCGCCACGGTGTTCCCGGCGCTGTTCGCCTATGTGCAGTACGAGTCGCTGCAGGCCAGCCTGGCGGTGTTCCTGAGCCTGAATTTCATCCAGGTGATCTACGGGTGCTATCTCGAGCCCAGGCTGGCGGGCAGTGCTTTTTCTCTGTCGCCCCTGATGGTGATGCTGGCGGTTTTCTTTTGGGGGCTGGTGTGGGGAATTCCCGGCACCTTTATCGGCGTGCCGTTGCTGATTACGGCGACGGCGGTTTTCGGCGCCATGTCGCCGGCCGCGAAACGGCAAGGCGTGCTGCCGCGCGCCCGTGGCCGGCGGCAGGCCTGCGAGTAG
- a CDS encoding alpha/beta hydrolase has translation MLKRVFKVCGLTLAIVVVTLLAVRVYNIQQSPPLAPWHTYVPDEWHAEKLDHSSWQQYLAHEEKLFAMVRQNVSAQLSEDEQVDSNRYFEGSRVNPDHFAHDWNRSYVLTPAGEPAGVVVLLHGLTDSPYSLRHIAAHYRSVGYVVVAIRLPGHGTVPGSLTDTAWQDWAAATRLAVREARRRVPAPRPLHIVGFSNGGALALMYALEAIGNPGLAPPDRLILISPMIGITRFARFAGLAGLPAILPAFAKAAWLSIVPEFNPFKYNSFPINAARQSYELTQALQGEVLARQRDGSLARLPPIISFHSVLDFTVSTRALINALYARLPENGSELVLFDLNRATKLGPLFRRGVEWALAGTLPGERRNYRLTIITNASPSSNDMIERVTEAGTTDITDRPIGMRYPREIYSLSHVALPFPPTDALYGQHPDNIEEFGISLGAMSMRGEVGVFVVGMDSLARLTSNPFYAYLLERIDGLIPR, from the coding sequence GTGTTGAAGAGAGTTTTCAAGGTCTGCGGATTGACGCTGGCGATCGTAGTGGTGACGCTGCTGGCGGTTCGGGTTTACAACATCCAGCAAAGCCCTCCGCTTGCTCCCTGGCATACCTATGTGCCTGACGAATGGCACGCTGAGAAGCTCGACCACAGCTCGTGGCAGCAATATCTTGCCCATGAAGAAAAGCTGTTCGCCATGGTGCGGCAGAACGTCAGCGCCCAGCTCAGCGAGGACGAACAGGTCGACAGCAACCGGTACTTCGAGGGCTCGCGCGTCAACCCAGATCATTTCGCGCACGATTGGAACCGCTCATATGTGCTGACGCCCGCTGGCGAACCGGCCGGCGTGGTGGTGCTGCTGCATGGCCTGACGGATTCGCCCTACAGCTTGAGGCATATCGCCGCGCATTATCGGTCAGTGGGATACGTGGTGGTGGCAATCCGGCTGCCGGGCCACGGCACCGTGCCGGGTTCGCTGACGGATACAGCCTGGCAAGACTGGGCGGCCGCCACGCGGCTGGCCGTGCGGGAAGCGCGCCGCCGGGTGCCCGCGCCCCGCCCGCTGCACATCGTGGGGTTTTCGAACGGCGGGGCGTTGGCGCTGATGTATGCCCTGGAGGCCATCGGCAACCCCGGCCTGGCACCGCCCGATCGCCTGATCCTGATCTCGCCCATGATTGGCATTACGCGGTTTGCTCGGTTCGCCGGCCTGGCCGGGTTGCCCGCCATCCTGCCGGCATTCGCCAAAGCCGCGTGGCTGAGCATCGTGCCCGAGTTCAACCCGTTCAAGTACAACTCGTTTCCCATCAATGCGGCCCGGCAATCGTATGAACTTACCCAGGCGCTGCAGGGCGAGGTGCTGGCGCGCCAGCGCGACGGCAGCCTGGCGCGGTTGCCGCCCATCATCAGCTTTCACTCGGTGCTGGATTTCACGGTCAGCACCCGCGCCCTGATCAACGCGCTGTATGCGCGGCTGCCGGAGAACGGCAGCGAGCTGGTGCTGTTCGACTTGAACCGCGCCACCAAGCTCGGGCCCTTGTTCCGGCGCGGCGTGGAGTGGGCGCTGGCGGGCACGCTGCCCGGCGAGCGGCGCAATTACCGGCTCACCATCATCACCAACGCCAGCCCGTCATCCAACGACATGATCGAGCGCGTCACCGAGGCCGGTACGACCGACATCACCGACCGGCCCATCGGCATGCGCTATCCGCGCGAAATCTATTCGCTGTCGCACGTGGCGCTGCCGTTTCCGCCCACCGACGCGCTGTACGGGCAGCATCCCGACAATATTGAAGAGTTCGGCATCAGCCTGGGGGCGATGTCAATGCGCGGAGAGGTCGGCGTGTTCGTGGTCGGCATGGATTCGCTGGCTCGCCTGACTTCCAACCCGTTCTATGCATACCTGCTGGAACGGATCGACGGATTGATCCCGCGATGA
- a CDS encoding LysE family translocator has translation MEFIIPSTANLALFVGAALVLLVIPGPAVLYIITQSVEQGRKAGLVSDLGIHTATLVHVVAAALGLSALLASSALAFSIVKYAGAAYLIWLGLKKICTRPAAAAIDAPRMQRRYGRLFRDGFIVNLLNPKTALFFLAFLPQFVDVGRGHVASQVVFLGLVFTLLGLASDACYALAASAAGRWLRRSRGYLQFERYVGGAMLIGLGVTAALAGNHKK, from the coding sequence ATGGAATTCATCATTCCCAGCACTGCCAACCTGGCATTGTTCGTGGGCGCCGCCCTGGTTCTACTGGTCATTCCCGGCCCGGCGGTGCTCTACATCATTACGCAATCCGTCGAGCAAGGCCGCAAGGCTGGCCTGGTGTCGGACCTGGGCATCCACACGGCCACGCTGGTGCACGTGGTCGCTGCCGCGCTGGGATTGTCGGCCTTGCTGGCGTCGTCGGCGTTGGCATTCAGCATCGTTAAGTACGCCGGGGCCGCTTACCTGATCTGGCTGGGCCTGAAGAAAATCTGCACCCGGCCCGCGGCCGCGGCCATCGACGCGCCACGCATGCAACGGCGCTATGGCCGGCTGTTCCGCGACGGGTTCATCGTCAACCTGCTCAACCCCAAGACGGCGCTGTTCTTCCTTGCCTTCCTGCCGCAGTTCGTCGACGTGGGCCGTGGCCACGTGGCCTCGCAAGTGGTTTTTCTGGGCCTGGTCTTCACGCTGCTGGGCCTGGCCAGCGACGCCTGCTATGCATTGGCAGCCAGCGCCGCCGGCCGCTGGCTGCGCCGCAGCCGCGGCTACTTGCAATTCGAGCGCTATGTGGGCGGCGCCATGCTGATCGGGCTGGGCGTCACGGCGGCCCTGGCGGGCAACCACAAAAAATAG
- a CDS encoding YqaE/Pmp3 family membrane protein, with amino-acid sequence MRLLIALLLPWLGFFTIGRPIAGIICLILQITLIGWIPAAIWAVYALSQYNTDKKIKEALQSR; translated from the coding sequence ATGCGTCTGCTCATAGCTTTGCTGCTGCCCTGGCTGGGCTTTTTCACCATCGGCCGGCCCATTGCGGGCATCATTTGCCTGATCCTGCAAATTACGCTCATTGGCTGGATTCCGGCGGCAATCTGGGCGGTATACGCGCTGAGCCAATACAACACCGACAAGAAAATCAAAGAAGCCCTGCAGTCCCGCTGA
- a CDS encoding penicillin acylase family protein, which yields MRTYRRRIAAWLACGALALLAGCAAPGGKKDTIDMAGLSQPVEILRDKYGVSHIYAQNQHDLFFAQGFNAARDRMWQLDLWRRQGEGKMAEQFGPRFVEQDRAARLFLYRGDLQAEFASYHPEGQAILTAFAQGINAYVDWVKAHPEHMPPEFKLTGTEPGYWSPQTSLIRIYGLTRNVASEVKLSQQIAALGLNAIQDLGTYEPPIALQVPAGLDVRQVTSAVLADYNLARKGQKFEAADFPRSPLAAAGRAELARSLSANLQASLDPDFDPLAPRYESNNWTIAGQHTATGRPILAGDPHRAIAMPSLRYMVHLNAPGWNVIGAGEPALPGVSMGHNDRIAFGLTIFSFADEEDLYVYDTNPANPNQYRYRGGWENMRTLDETIPVRGQPAATRQLKFTRHGPVIHEDPIRHKAYALRAAYLEFPGTAAYLASLRLNQAQNWEQFVAGMEKHYTPSENMVYADVDGNIGWFGGSIAPIRPRKDWSGMLPVPGNGDFEWNGFLPTSSLPKSLNPPEGYVATANEYNLPFDYPYKEMAARTWSEPYRVQRIREVLAGKNGLSLETSQHLQFDNLSIPARTLTGYVKSLNSVQPGVGEALRLLQDWDYRTEIDSPAATVYEFWLPEVVKRVSDLYIPPQGRAVFGDLSTRKVLEKLATPDSAFGPRPEQGRDALLLAALDDGMRKLTATLGTDSRQWEWGRLHHIQFEHALAGLMSPETAKAFGTPRYPVSGDNDTVHRATFRKSDYRQISGASYRQVIDVGDWDNSRMQNMPGQSADPRSPHYRDLLEGWATGKYIPMAFSREKVESELGDSLVLQPR from the coding sequence TTTTTTGCCCAGGGTTTCAACGCGGCCCGCGACCGGATGTGGCAGCTGGACTTGTGGCGCCGGCAGGGCGAAGGCAAGATGGCCGAGCAGTTTGGCCCGCGCTTCGTCGAACAAGACCGCGCGGCGCGCCTTTTCCTGTACCGGGGCGATCTCCAGGCCGAGTTCGCCAGCTATCACCCCGAAGGGCAGGCCATTCTTACCGCTTTCGCCCAGGGCATCAACGCCTATGTCGATTGGGTGAAGGCGCATCCCGAGCACATGCCGCCCGAGTTCAAGCTGACAGGCACCGAACCCGGGTACTGGAGTCCGCAGACTTCACTGATCCGCATCTATGGCCTGACGCGCAACGTGGCCAGCGAAGTCAAACTGTCCCAGCAGATTGCCGCGCTGGGACTCAATGCAATACAGGATCTGGGCACCTACGAGCCGCCCATTGCGCTGCAGGTGCCCGCCGGTCTGGATGTGCGGCAAGTCACCAGCGCGGTGCTGGCCGATTACAACCTGGCCCGCAAGGGGCAGAAGTTCGAGGCGGCCGACTTTCCGCGCAGCCCGCTGGCCGCTGCCGGGCGCGCCGAGCTGGCGCGCAGCCTGTCGGCCAACCTGCAGGCGTCGCTGGACCCCGATTTCGACCCGCTGGCGCCGCGCTACGAGAGCAATAACTGGACCATCGCGGGACAGCACACTGCGACGGGGCGACCCATTCTGGCGGGCGACCCGCACCGCGCGATCGCGATGCCGTCGCTGCGTTACATGGTGCACCTGAATGCCCCAGGCTGGAATGTGATCGGCGCGGGCGAGCCAGCGCTGCCAGGCGTGTCGATGGGGCATAACGACCGCATCGCGTTCGGGCTGACCATTTTCTCGTTCGCCGATGAAGAAGACCTGTACGTCTACGATACCAACCCGGCCAACCCCAACCAGTACCGCTACCGCGGCGGTTGGGAGAACATGCGCACGCTGGACGAGACAATACCGGTACGCGGCCAGCCCGCGGCCACGCGGCAACTGAAGTTCACTCGGCATGGGCCCGTCATTCACGAAGATCCGATCCGCCATAAGGCCTACGCGCTGCGCGCGGCGTACCTGGAGTTTCCTGGCACCGCGGCCTACCTGGCGAGCCTGCGCCTGAACCAGGCGCAGAACTGGGAGCAGTTCGTGGCCGGCATGGAAAAGCACTATACGCCCAGCGAGAACATGGTGTATGCCGACGTGGACGGCAACATCGGCTGGTTCGGCGGCAGCATCGCGCCGATCCGCCCGCGCAAAGACTGGTCGGGCATGCTGCCCGTGCCCGGCAACGGCGATTTCGAATGGAACGGGTTTTTGCCCACCAGTTCGCTGCCCAAGTCGCTGAACCCGCCCGAAGGCTATGTGGCGACCGCCAACGAGTACAACCTGCCGTTCGACTATCCGTATAAGGAAATGGCGGCCCGCACCTGGTCGGAGCCGTACCGCGTGCAGCGCATCCGCGAAGTGCTGGCCGGCAAGAACGGGCTCAGCCTGGAGACCTCGCAGCACCTGCAGTTCGACAATTTGTCGATTCCGGCGCGCACGCTGACGGGTTACGTGAAGTCGCTGAACTCGGTGCAACCCGGCGTCGGCGAGGCGCTGCGCCTGCTGCAGGACTGGGATTACCGCACGGAGATCGACTCGCCGGCTGCCACGGTGTATGAGTTCTGGCTGCCCGAAGTGGTCAAGCGGGTATCCGACCTGTATATCCCGCCGCAGGGGCGGGCGGTGTTTGGAGACCTTTCGACCCGCAAGGTGCTGGAAAAACTGGCGACTCCGGATTCGGCCTTCGGTCCCCGGCCCGAGCAGGGGCGCGATGCGCTGCTGCTGGCGGCGCTGGACGACGGCATGCGCAAGCTGACCGCAACCCTGGGCACGGATTCCCGGCAATGGGAATGGGGGCGGCTGCACCACATTCAGTTCGAGCACGCGCTGGCCGGCCTGATGTCGCCGGAAACCGCCAAGGCCTTCGGCACGCCGCGTTATCCGGTCAGCGGCGACAACGACACCGTGCACCGCGCGACCTTCCGCAAGTCGGATTACCGGCAGATCAGCGGCGCCTCGTATCGACAAGTGATAGACGTGGGCGACTGGGACAACTCGCGCATGCAGAACATGCCGGGCCAGTCGGCCGACCCGCGCAGCCCGCATTACCGCGATTTGCTGGAAGGCTGGGCCACAGGCAAGTACATTCCCATGGCGTTCAGCCGCGAGAAGGTCGAAAGCGAGCTGGGCGACAGCCTGGTGCTGCAGCCGCGGTAA